The following coding sequences are from one Deltaproteobacteria bacterium window:
- a CDS encoding SDR family NAD(P)-dependent oxidoreductase, translated as MIISGRPTLAFLWRACEISGSVVNAARETSTSAIFDLGPHPTGDTAKALKAAGAEDMKITAEYLMDPSAEKFIRESGVTTLWVEYNPVLESFSPQEFIKRLGELSSLLGCIPVSGDLEFLALAVSSGHPLQGVALKGAEAAGFTGRETAGILYTFLRETASRESLGPGLILWGGVATPEAVAAFLCTGARGVVFESLHWQTDLVQADRNLKKRLSKFRPEHTTMVGADIGVPCRFFDKGNSPAIKELKKYEASLFKDRVTDDDRRAFALRVKEAVKPALESDLDRRDLVFLGPEAAFAEAFAERFGRNTFQALAAFVEEIEGILEKAPGKLDGLVKNRAADSLGTRYPFIQGAMSWISDIPEFALAVSEAGGLPTIALGLKSRQELEADLDRIEGVMGGNPYAVNLVALPENPHLREQLDWIEEKRPPFTVIAAGDPARAARLQEKGIETIYIASNEDLIRLAAEAGVRFIVLEGNEAGGHVGEHSTLTLAQIALELRRREPSVFKDRFLVIAGGIFNRETAFRAFMLGADAIQMGTAYVATREIVETGALDPLYQRLIVGSRPGSTRVSGESIGLRVRSLKTPKMEAIGALEREWVSGRHDEASFRRRLEALSTNSLLIAARGIKRPGGSAMDEESRIREGQFMSGAISGVVSRVLTLSEFHRDLAEGPLELTKPAIRSGPAPAAGLMVKAGKDLERVAITAMALVNSLGNSPEEIWEACLALKSGITTVPSSRWDHALYYDPDPRARGKTYCNAGAFQNINISRKELGIAPQDFRSMSDSTKLTLWLAEKVIRESGLLESGIPRERIGVIVSQNSGETAATITDLVLDVYNHDIVRSVGDIIPMEPELEKAVKEKIMSGRLTVDDTTLLGRLNCAAGGFICNRYGLQGPSYSVSAACATSLVALYSAIQMIRNGIIDAAIVGGGEEELHPSHYLEFSALKALAGLSGLERPVTESSRPFDTTRDGMVLGEGGGMIVVEKASVAERRGVFVHAYITGIGASNNDRGMVEPLAETEMIAIGASFRDAGYGADNVDLVECHATSTVQGDIEEVKALKEFFPSSCGTALSSFKSQIGHTLGASGISSLIRGIIAMKSGIFPPTLNYRNPDARIGLEAAGFHAPVQPAEWPRRGGRPRHLEVNAFGFGGANYVVQLEESMEASGRVMISPESPVRPESRESRVRDGDVSIPGVSFITTSLGGLSYRLGVVAADEGEASAKIESLASMEQNTLPSGKALRAMARQGIFAAGAEEKAEGLAFLFTGQGSQYVGMSSELYRTFPEIRRWMDMISEVAEFDLLDLLFNSTEENLQKTRWQQPALYTMEYAIARYLISMGAQPRAMAGHSLGELVALSIAGVFSHADGFRIVNKRAQCMDKAAGLRGDPGTMIAVDAPMAYLEEKVEGRENVYFTNYNSPHQVVLGGDTEPVLALMGEIKGDGHRATQLKVSMAFHSPLMKVIHGEMAAFVADIPFHPPRIPVISNTTMEPFPDDPDRIRQILMAHLESPVRWMQNIRTLRDDFGIGHFTEIGPKDTLCSLVSEILENAVCFPTCMPDGEAYAFRSGVARLYALGHLAFEGIPMSLGADRRPGHEAAPPGRPGIAPGAPPRDRMVAIVQREINAFVLESFGRILKPQIAEAIRRELDPRFTPEQLDRILEETLRHSTAPGPPTPIPTPIPAPAGADESAGKRDASAVALGPGSERVPEPVARTPLEDGKGDVDYLEKVIHIIMSATGYERDEIEPDMDIRQDLAIRSSRLPVIMDEVEREFGITVNVEDFIGLNTVREIAGCIENLAEHGGAEGGREKPPTGPSTASARPVEGGRESEPERKAALKGVSRKEEAKEEWIHRMVLEEAAISPSPLTPVTLKPGREVALITTDSGSSLAAELSGLMEERFGARTILLDCSGRSGVGDTLELRTSGGAQRAAKRLAEAGSLAGLVLVLEGGDGKALPSGTADVSAFLTGFFGCLKSLLGSENRAFCMSLAKDVRHDSAEMVCAEGIIGMLLAAAQEYPSMLFRSVTLDGRTDLRGAMDLALDTSNPIIELIFHDGEAFSIKAVDEPLSLEDRSGIRLGNGDVVVISGGARGVTYHIARALAPFKLRLVLLGRTELDTAAAYGALRRTGGPGEKAVGRFFEKRGITPGVDKPGNDGPGARAGLEIARNVSRLSVLGLRVSYHCCDVSDPEKVARTLKQVVKQYGRIDGIIHGAGIIRDAFVESMTPEDFRRVVDVKLLGAWNLYCASRENGLRFFAGLSSLAAIQGNVGQANYCAANRSLSALLRSLPDSPSGLVSKAFMLPPIVGTGMAEDPEVKALMKLKGLEPAFVHADELAQMFCRELILGPPQRCWVIPARTFPGVRGTLVEPSEPGEVDGEVSPGGVRFEQRDFPMIHTIDHLDLKEGEIVATRNFSRDFDLWVEDHKPFKFLKHPLVSGIMAVETILEAAQLLYPHLSVLGVRGLRFEDILECPPGIDRDARITCRRQDGPGPEVTCDVRFSSADVSPSGNILDRWSTNYRGEVILGPGPAPLPAWPGFEIRTSDLETRAVESREIIENYEKHTGLAGRYRVLHSIHGTGAGVVKGEMVYPGQEDMAGMEAARYLYPPYLLEALMHLFAFHAAARAEEQSWNLIPAGMEEMRFSRPARNGERFTLEARLRSRDRKGCTWDARAIDESGTTAMQVLSVRMNRFER; from the coding sequence TTGATCATATCCGGAAGACCCACATTGGCTTTCCTGTGGCGTGCCTGTGAGATAAGCGGTTCGGTGGTCAATGCGGCCCGGGAGACCTCCACGAGTGCCATATTCGACCTCGGCCCCCACCCCACGGGAGATACGGCAAAGGCCCTCAAGGCCGCGGGGGCCGAAGATATGAAGATAACGGCGGAATACCTGATGGATCCCTCGGCGGAGAAGTTTATCCGGGAATCAGGTGTGACTACCCTCTGGGTCGAATACAATCCGGTACTCGAGAGCTTCTCTCCCCAAGAATTCATCAAGAGGTTGGGGGAGTTGTCATCCCTTCTCGGGTGTATCCCGGTAAGCGGGGACCTGGAATTCCTTGCCCTCGCCGTCAGCTCAGGACATCCTCTACAGGGCGTGGCCCTCAAAGGTGCCGAGGCCGCGGGTTTTACGGGTAGAGAAACAGCAGGAATCCTGTACACGTTCCTGAGGGAGACAGCAAGCCGGGAGTCTCTCGGGCCCGGGCTGATCCTCTGGGGAGGCGTGGCCACGCCCGAGGCGGTGGCGGCGTTTCTATGCACCGGCGCAAGGGGCGTGGTTTTCGAGAGCCTCCACTGGCAGACAGACCTTGTGCAGGCAGACCGTAACCTGAAAAAGCGGCTCTCAAAATTTCGCCCCGAGCACACCACCATGGTGGGCGCTGACATCGGAGTCCCCTGCCGTTTTTTTGACAAGGGCAACTCCCCGGCAATCAAGGAGCTGAAGAAATACGAGGCCTCCCTTTTCAAGGACCGTGTAACGGACGATGACCGCCGCGCCTTCGCCCTCAGGGTCAAAGAGGCTGTCAAACCTGCCCTTGAAAGCGACCTGGACAGGCGGGACCTTGTCTTCTTGGGACCCGAGGCTGCCTTTGCCGAGGCTTTCGCCGAGCGGTTCGGCCGCAACACCTTCCAGGCACTGGCGGCCTTTGTGGAGGAGATCGAAGGGATTTTGGAGAAAGCCCCGGGAAAACTGGATGGATTGGTGAAAAACAGGGCTGCCGATTCCCTGGGAACAAGATACCCTTTCATTCAGGGCGCCATGAGCTGGATCAGTGACATACCCGAATTCGCCCTGGCCGTATCGGAGGCGGGGGGGCTGCCCACCATCGCCCTGGGACTGAAAAGCCGGCAGGAACTGGAGGCGGACCTGGATCGCATAGAGGGTGTCATGGGCGGAAATCCTTACGCGGTGAACCTTGTCGCCCTTCCTGAAAACCCCCATCTCCGGGAGCAACTCGACTGGATAGAGGAGAAGCGCCCTCCCTTTACGGTCATCGCGGCCGGGGACCCCGCACGGGCGGCCCGGTTACAGGAGAAGGGAATCGAGACGATCTATATCGCATCGAACGAGGACCTCATTCGCCTTGCCGCAGAGGCCGGTGTCCGTTTTATCGTCCTGGAAGGGAACGAGGCCGGAGGGCATGTGGGAGAGCACTCGACCCTTACCCTGGCACAGATCGCACTGGAACTGAGGCGGAGGGAGCCGTCCGTTTTCAAGGACAGATTCCTGGTAATCGCCGGTGGCATTTTCAACAGGGAGACCGCCTTCAGGGCGTTCATGCTGGGGGCCGACGCCATCCAGATGGGAACGGCTTACGTGGCCACCAGGGAGATAGTGGAGACCGGGGCGCTCGACCCCCTGTACCAGCGTCTGATAGTCGGTTCCCGCCCCGGCTCCACAAGGGTCTCGGGCGAGAGCATCGGTCTCAGGGTCAGATCCCTCAAGACCCCTAAGATGGAGGCCATCGGAGCCCTTGAAAGGGAATGGGTTTCGGGCCGGCACGACGAAGCCTCCTTTCGCAGACGCCTTGAGGCACTGAGCACAAACAGCCTGCTCATCGCCGCAAGGGGTATCAAACGGCCGGGTGGCTCCGCCATGGACGAAGAGAGTCGCATCCGCGAGGGACAGTTCATGAGCGGCGCAATATCAGGTGTTGTTAGCCGTGTGCTAACCCTATCTGAGTTTCACCGGGATTTGGCAGAGGGCCCCCTTGAACTCACCAAACCAGCAATAAGAAGCGGTCCCGCTCCGGCTGCGGGTCTCATGGTCAAAGCGGGAAAAGACCTGGAACGGGTGGCCATCACCGCAATGGCTCTGGTTAATTCACTGGGCAACAGCCCGGAGGAGATCTGGGAAGCCTGCCTCGCCCTCAAGAGCGGGATAACCACGGTGCCGTCTTCAAGATGGGACCACGCCCTCTATTATGATCCCGACCCGCGTGCCCGGGGCAAGACTTACTGCAATGCAGGAGCTTTTCAGAATATCAATATCTCGCGAAAGGAGCTGGGTATTGCGCCTCAGGATTTCCGCTCCATGTCCGATTCGACAAAACTGACCCTCTGGCTTGCTGAAAAGGTCATAAGAGAATCGGGATTGCTGGAATCCGGCATTCCCAGGGAACGGATCGGGGTGATCGTTTCCCAGAATTCCGGGGAGACGGCCGCAACGATCACCGACCTGGTTCTGGATGTTTACAACCATGATATCGTCCGGTCCGTGGGAGATATCATCCCCATGGAGCCGGAGCTGGAAAAGGCGGTCAAGGAGAAGATCATGTCGGGCCGTCTTACGGTGGACGACACCACCCTCCTGGGCCGACTCAACTGTGCGGCAGGCGGCTTCATCTGCAACAGGTACGGGCTGCAGGGTCCGAGCTACTCGGTCTCGGCCGCCTGCGCGACCAGCCTTGTGGCCTTGTACAGCGCCATACAGATGATCAGAAACGGGATAATCGATGCGGCAATAGTGGGCGGAGGGGAAGAGGAACTCCACCCGTCCCATTACCTGGAGTTCTCGGCCCTCAAGGCGCTGGCCGGCCTTTCCGGTCTTGAACGGCCCGTCACCGAGAGCAGCCGGCCCTTTGACACCACCCGCGACGGCATGGTCCTCGGCGAGGGCGGGGGCATGATAGTGGTGGAGAAGGCATCGGTTGCGGAAAGGCGGGGTGTCTTCGTACACGCCTATATTACAGGAATCGGCGCGAGCAACAACGACCGAGGCATGGTGGAACCACTGGCCGAGACCGAGATGATAGCCATTGGGGCCTCTTTCCGGGATGCGGGCTATGGTGCTGATAATGTAGACCTGGTGGAATGCCATGCCACAAGCACCGTCCAGGGGGACATAGAGGAGGTCAAGGCCCTAAAGGAGTTCTTTCCATCCTCCTGCGGGACCGCGCTCAGCTCCTTCAAATCCCAGATCGGGCACACACTCGGTGCCTCCGGCATCAGCAGCCTCATCAGGGGGATAATTGCCATGAAGAGCGGCATATTCCCCCCCACTCTGAACTACCGAAATCCTGATGCGAGGATAGGCCTGGAGGCAGCCGGCTTCCATGCCCCTGTCCAGCCGGCCGAATGGCCCCGGAGAGGTGGCAGGCCACGGCATCTGGAGGTGAACGCCTTCGGTTTCGGCGGGGCCAATTACGTAGTCCAGTTGGAAGAGTCGATGGAAGCCTCGGGCCGTGTCATGATCTCTCCCGAGTCGCCAGTGAGACCTGAAAGCCGGGAGTCGAGGGTTCGGGATGGTGATGTCTCGATCCCCGGCGTTTCATTTATTACCACGTCCCTGGGAGGGCTATCCTATCGCTTGGGCGTGGTAGCGGCCGACGAAGGGGAGGCCAGTGCCAAGATAGAGTCTCTTGCTTCCATGGAACAGAACACCCTCCCTTCGGGCAAGGCTCTTAGGGCAATGGCACGTCAGGGAATATTCGCTGCGGGGGCCGAGGAAAAGGCCGAAGGGCTCGCATTTCTTTTCACGGGCCAGGGATCCCAGTACGTGGGCATGAGCAGTGAGCTCTACCGGACATTTCCGGAGATCCGGAGATGGATGGACATGATTTCCGAGGTGGCCGAATTCGATCTGCTCGACCTCCTTTTCAATTCTACGGAGGAAAACCTTCAGAAGACGAGGTGGCAGCAACCGGCCCTCTACACCATGGAATACGCCATAGCACGGTACCTGATCTCCATGGGAGCCCAGCCTCGGGCCATGGCCGGACACAGTCTGGGAGAGCTGGTGGCATTGAGCATCGCCGGGGTCTTCTCCCATGCCGACGGCTTCCGCATCGTTAACAAACGGGCCCAGTGCATGGACAAGGCGGCAGGGCTCCGGGGAGACCCGGGTACCATGATCGCGGTGGACGCGCCAATGGCCTACCTTGAAGAAAAGGTGGAAGGCCGGGAAAACGTATACTTCACCAACTACAACTCGCCTCACCAGGTTGTTCTGGGCGGGGACACCGAACCTGTCCTGGCCCTCATGGGGGAGATCAAGGGTGACGGCCACAGGGCCACCCAACTCAAGGTGAGTATGGCCTTTCACTCCCCCCTCATGAAGGTGATCCATGGGGAGATGGCTGCATTCGTGGCTGATATCCCCTTTCACCCTCCCCGGATTCCAGTGATCTCCAACACAACCATGGAGCCCTTTCCCGACGATCCTGACCGGATACGTCAGATACTCATGGCACACCTGGAATCTCCCGTTCGCTGGATGCAGAACATCAGAACGCTCCGGGACGATTTCGGCATCGGGCACTTCACCGAGATAGGCCCCAAAGACACGCTCTGCAGCCTCGTGTCGGAGATCCTTGAGAACGCGGTCTGTTTCCCAACGTGTATGCCGGATGGAGAAGCGTACGCCTTCCGCTCGGGCGTGGCCCGGCTTTACGCACTCGGGCATCTCGCCTTTGAAGGTATTCCCATGTCGCTCGGAGCGGATCGGCGGCCCGGCCATGAGGCCGCGCCCCCGGGTCGACCGGGTATCGCCCCAGGCGCACCTCCCAGGGACCGGATGGTGGCCATCGTGCAGCGTGAAATCAATGCCTTTGTGCTGGAATCCTTTGGTAGGATTCTCAAGCCCCAGATCGCCGAGGCCATAAGGCGTGAACTCGATCCACGGTTCACCCCGGAACAGCTCGACAGGATACTTGAAGAGACTCTCAGACATTCAACCGCGCCGGGTCCCCCGACACCCATTCCAACTCCGATCCCGGCCCCTGCCGGGGCAGATGAATCTGCCGGAAAAAGGGATGCCTCCGCCGTGGCCCTTGGCCCGGGATCTGAAAGGGTTCCCGAACCCGTCGCCCGGACTCCCCTGGAAGATGGTAAGGGGGATGTGGACTACCTGGAGAAGGTCATCCATATAATCATGAGCGCGACCGGTTATGAACGGGACGAGATCGAACCCGACATGGATATCAGACAGGATCTCGCCATACGGTCGAGTCGTCTCCCCGTGATCATGGACGAAGTGGAGCGAGAGTTCGGAATAACCGTCAATGTGGAGGATTTCATCGGTCTTAACACCGTGAGGGAGATTGCCGGATGTATAGAGAACCTCGCGGAGCACGGAGGTGCGGAGGGAGGGAGGGAAAAACCGCCCACGGGCCCCAGCACCGCTTCCGCCCGTCCCGTGGAAGGGGGACGTGAATCCGAGCCAGAGAGAAAAGCGGCCCTCAAAGGTGTCTCCCGGAAGGAGGAAGCAAAGGAGGAATGGATCCACAGGATGGTCCTCGAGGAAGCGGCAATCTCCCCTTCCCCTTTAACCCCTGTCACTTTAAAGCCTGGCCGGGAGGTGGCCCTCATCACGACGGACTCTGGTTCCTCCCTTGCAGCCGAACTCTCCGGTCTGATGGAAGAGAGGTTCGGAGCCAGGACGATTCTGCTGGATTGTTCGGGACGGAGCGGAGTGGGCGACACATTAGAGCTGCGCACTTCCGGTGGAGCGCAACGGGCCGCGAAGAGGCTTGCGGAAGCAGGATCCCTGGCTGGTCTAGTCCTGGTCCTGGAGGGTGGAGATGGAAAAGCCCTTCCATCAGGGACAGCGGATGTTTCCGCCTTTCTCACCGGTTTCTTCGGTTGTCTGAAGAGTCTTCTGGGTTCGGAAAACAGGGCCTTCTGTATGAGTCTGGCCAAAGATGTCCGACACGACTCCGCCGAAATGGTGTGTGCTGAAGGTATCATCGGTATGCTCCTTGCCGCTGCACAGGAGTATCCCTCGATGCTTTTCAGGAGCGTGACATTGGATGGTCGGACCGATCTTAGAGGTGCCATGGATCTCGCTCTTGACACGTCCAACCCGATCATAGAGTTGATCTTTCATGACGGGGAGGCCTTCTCGATCAAGGCGGTCGACGAGCCGCTCTCCCTCGAGGACAGGTCGGGTATAAGGCTGGGCAACGGGGACGTGGTGGTAATCTCGGGCGGAGCAAGGGGCGTCACATACCATATCGCCCGGGCGCTGGCACCTTTCAAGCTCCGACTCGTGCTGCTGGGCCGGACTGAATTGGACACGGCCGCCGCATACGGAGCACTGCGCCGTACAGGCGGTCCCGGCGAAAAGGCGGTGGGCCGGTTCTTCGAGAAGAGAGGGATAACTCCTGGAGTGGACAAACCCGGAAATGATGGACCCGGCGCCCGTGCGGGACTGGAGATCGCCCGAAACGTTTCTCGGCTTTCCGTGCTGGGCCTCAGGGTCTCCTACCATTGCTGTGACGTATCCGATCCTGAAAAGGTGGCCCGCACCCTGAAACAGGTGGTGAAGCAGTACGGCAGGATCGACGGGATCATCCACGGGGCCGGAATTATCAGGGACGCCTTCGTGGAGTCCATGACGCCCGAGGACTTCAGAAGGGTCGTGGACGTCAAGCTCCTGGGCGCCTGGAACCTGTATTGCGCGTCAAGGGAAAACGGCCTCCGATTCTTCGCCGGTCTATCTTCCCTCGCGGCGATTCAGGGTAACGTGGGGCAGGCCAACTACTGTGCCGCGAACCGGTCCCTGTCCGCTCTGCTGCGCTCTCTGCCGGATTCTCCCAGTGGTCTCGTTTCCAAGGCTTTCATGTTGCCTCCCATCGTGGGAACGGGCATGGCCGAAGATCCGGAGGTCAAGGCACTCATGAAACTGAAGGGTCTGGAGCCAGCATTTGTTCACGCGGACGAACTGGCCCAGATGTTCTGCCGTGAGCTTATCCTGGGTCCCCCGCAACGGTGCTGGGTCATACCGGCCCGTACGTTTCCGGGCGTCAGGGGAACCCTGGTGGAACCCTCCGAACCCGGGGAAGTGGATGGGGAGGTCTCTCCGGGCGGCGTTCGTTTCGAGCAGAGGGACTTTCCCATGATCCATACGATTGACCACCTCGACCTGAAAGAGGGGGAGATAGTGGCCACCCGGAACTTTTCACGGGATTTCGACCTATGGGTCGAGGATCACAAACCCTTCAAGTTCCTCAAGCATCCCCTGGTCTCGGGGATCATGGCCGTGGAGACTATCTTGGAGGCCGCCCAACTCCTGTACCCCCACCTGAGCGTTCTTGGTGTGCGGGGGCTGAGGTTCGAGGACATCCTGGAGTGTCCACCGGGCATTGATCGAGATGCACGGATCACATGTCGGAGACAGGATGGACCGGGCCCGGAGGTCACGTGTGATGTCCGGTTCTCAAGCGCCGATGTATCCCCTTCGGGAAACATCCTCGACCGGTGGTCCACGAACTACCGCGGGGAGGTCATCCTTGGTCCGGGACCCGCACCACTGCCCGCATGGCCGGGTTTTGAGATCAGGACCTCTGATCTGGAAACACGGGCCGTGGAATCGCGCGAAATCATTGAAAACTACGAAAAACATACCGGCCTTGCCGGTCGCTATCGTGTCCTGCATTCTATCCACGGAACCGGTGCCGGCGTGGTGAAGGGAGAGATGGTCTACCCTGGGCAGGAGGACATGGCAGGGATGGAAGCCGCCCGTTACCTGTATCCACCCTATCTCCTGGAAGCGCTGATGCATCTATTTGCGTTCCATGCCGCGGCCCGGGCTGAGGAACAATCCTGGAACCTTATTCCGGCAGGCATGGAAGAGATGCGTTTCTCGCGTCCCGCCCGAAACGGGGAACGCTTCACCCTCGAGGCGAGACTCCGATCCCGTGACCGTAAGGGTTGCACATGGGATGCGAGGGCCATCGATGAGAGTGGCACCACCGCCATGCAAGTCCTTTCCGTGCGCATGAATCGGTTCGAGCGATAA
- a CDS encoding lysophospholipid acyltransferase family protein — protein MDSFKYMILYRLIPLGYYLLRFYLSFVRVRVTGEEIALGCLADYGRLIVAVWHQRFLPALAYVTKFRYFKPIVMISPSRDGELMARLAGRLGLVPVRGSSSRGGTTALKAIMEALKKYPAVIHIVDGPLGPKGIVKPGIVSMAQVSGAVILPVIVSADRAWIMGSWDRFLVPKPFGNVTIQWGQPIVVPRNLDSAQKFEKFRREIEKRLRDGHAEADLNAGWNHPL, from the coding sequence ATGGATTCATTCAAATACATGATCCTGTATCGATTGATTCCCCTGGGTTACTACCTTCTGCGCTTCTACCTCTCTTTTGTCAGGGTCAGGGTGACGGGGGAGGAGATCGCCCTCGGGTGCCTGGCGGATTACGGGCGTTTGATAGTTGCCGTATGGCATCAACGTTTCCTGCCCGCCCTTGCCTATGTCACCAAATTCAGGTATTTCAAACCGATCGTCATGATCAGCCCGAGCAGAGACGGGGAGCTGATGGCAAGACTCGCCGGACGGCTGGGACTCGTACCGGTGAGAGGCTCCAGCTCACGGGGGGGGACCACTGCCCTGAAAGCCATTATGGAGGCGTTGAAGAAGTACCCTGCCGTCATACACATCGTGGACGGCCCCCTGGGTCCCAAAGGGATCGTCAAGCCAGGCATTGTGAGCATGGCCCAAGTATCAGGGGCCGTGATCCTGCCTGTCATCGTATCGGCTGACAGGGCCTGGATCATGGGAAGCTGGGACAGGTTCCTGGTGCCCAAGCCATTTGGTAATGTGACCATCCAATGGGGGCAGCCGATTGTCGTGCCCAGGAACTTGGATTCCGCTCAGAAATTCGAAAAATTCAGGAGAGAGATAGAGAAGAGGCTCAGGGACGGGCACGCTGAGGCCGATCTGAATGCGGGTTGGAACCACCCCCTGTAG
- a CDS encoding FAD-dependent oxidoreductase → MGKRYLVVGGVAGGASAAARLRRLSEEDEIIMFERGPHVSFSNCCLPYYLSGTVKSAENLLLMTPEKFKKQYKIDARVNHEVVAVDREARAVEVKNLVTGETYRETYDKLILSPGARPVVPPIPGIEKARIFTVRNVVDIEKLHGGIEEIKPTRITIVGGGFIGIEVAENLVEAGRTVSLVEALPQVLNQFDGDMVQILHKELIDNGVDLTVGDRVAAFDTDEVILESGKKFTSEVIVLAIGVTPESDLAKEAGLKIGRTGAIWVDHNYKTSDPDIYAIGDAIQVYNPVMRDYMTLALAGPAQKQARAVANHVHHIPVNYPGYIGSSVVKVFNYNGAATGLNEHALAKMDIDYDFVKIVPKDKVGLMPDSEELHFKLIFEKPTGRIIGAQAIGRGNVDKRIDVIATAITAKATIDHLKDLELCYAPPFGTAKDVVNMAGYVASNVLHDTFKQVQITRIRELVEAGAFIVDVREEEEWNAGHIAGARHIPLSELRERVREIPRDEPVYLHCRSGQRSYNACLFLQHLGYDKVYNVSGGYIGLCFNEYFTDKTTGRKPIVTAYNFN, encoded by the coding sequence ATGGGCAAGAGATATTTGGTCGTGGGAGGTGTGGCCGGCGGCGCGTCAGCGGCGGCCAGGCTGAGGAGACTGAGCGAAGAAGATGAAATTATCATGTTCGAAAGGGGACCGCATGTGTCGTTTTCGAACTGCTGCCTCCCTTACTATCTGAGCGGCACCGTCAAGAGCGCCGAAAATCTGCTCCTGATGACGCCCGAGAAATTCAAGAAACAGTACAAGATCGATGCCCGGGTCAACCACGAAGTCGTCGCCGTCGACAGGGAAGCCAGGGCTGTGGAAGTCAAGAACCTTGTTACCGGGGAAACGTATCGCGAGACCTACGACAAACTCATCCTCTCGCCGGGCGCCCGTCCAGTTGTTCCGCCCATCCCAGGGATCGAAAAGGCCCGTATCTTTACCGTCCGAAACGTAGTCGATATCGAGAAACTGCACGGGGGTATAGAAGAGATCAAACCGACCCGTATCACCATCGTCGGTGGCGGATTCATCGGGATCGAGGTGGCGGAAAACCTCGTGGAGGCGGGTCGCACGGTCTCCCTTGTCGAGGCCCTGCCGCAGGTGCTCAACCAGTTTGACGGAGACATGGTTCAGATCCTTCACAAGGAGCTCATCGACAACGGGGTAGACCTTACGGTGGGGGATCGGGTTGCCGCCTTCGACACCGACGAGGTGATCCTCGAGTCGGGCAAGAAATTCACCTCGGAGGTGATCGTCCTTGCCATAGGTGTGACGCCCGAGAGTGACCTGGCAAAGGAGGCCGGCCTGAAAATCGGCAGGACCGGCGCCATCTGGGTCGACCATAACTACAAGACCAGCGATCCGGACATCTATGCCATCGGAGATGCCATCCAGGTCTACAATCCCGTGATGCGGGATTACATGACCCTGGCGCTTGCAGGTCCCGCCCAGAAGCAGGCCCGCGCCGTTGCCAACCATGTCCATCACATCCCCGTCAACTATCCAGGATACATCGGTTCGTCGGTCGTGAAGGTTTTCAACTACAACGGAGCCGCCACGGGACTCAACGAACATGCCCTGGCAAAGATGGATATAGACTACGACTTCGTAAAGATCGTCCCCAAGGACAAGGTGGGCCTGATGCCGGATTCGGAAGAGCTCCATTTCAAGCTTATCTTCGAGAAGCCGACCGGAAGAATAATCGGGGCGCAGGCCATCGGCCGGGGAAACGTGGACAAACGGATCGACGTCATCGCCACGGCCATCACCGCCAAGGCCACCATCGACCACCTGAAGGACCTCGAACTCTGTTATGCCCCGCCCTTTGGCACGGCAAAGGACGTGGTCAACATGGCCGGCTACGTGGCCTCCAACGTCCTGCACGATACCTTCAAGCAGGTCCAGATAACCCGGATCCGTGAGCTGGTGGAGGCGGGCGCCTTCATCGTCGACGTCAGGGAAGAGGAAGAATGGAATGCCGGGCATATCGCCGGCGCACGGCACATTCCCCTCTCAGAGTTGAGGGAGCGTGTTCGCGAAATTCCGAGAGACGAACCGGTCTACCTCCACTGCCGGTCCGGGCAGCGGTCCTACAACGCGTGCCTGTTCCTGCAGCACTTGGGGTATGACAAGGTGTACAACGTCTCCGGCGGCTACATCGGTCTCTGCTTCAATGAATACTTTACGGACAAGACGACGGGGAGAAAACCGATTGTGACGGCGTACAATTTCAACTGA